A genomic stretch from Sphingobacterium sp. ML3W includes:
- a CDS encoding RagB/SusD family nutrient uptake outer membrane protein, whose product MQNIKRQIIKIGALLGALFLIMSCNDDFMDRYPTTSVTPEVFFSNVNDLKTYTDGFYGSLSAPIADLGTDNLAHYNSGSTIDEIMRGGVSAQNAAVWSWSALRNINFFLENAGRVKGASAADVNHYIGIAKFFRARFYIDKVNQYSDVPWYSQTMGTSDIELLHKKQDSRSLVVDSIMADLEFAAANIKPDGHKSTVTKWGALAQLAQFALQEGTFRKYHSYLNLSGSANTFLQRAVSATEDIMKSNKFSISNAGGVNRAYRDLFISLNLQANPETILFIDYDKDLGRRRNAHTVLDYEWALSQTLMESYLMKDGKRFTEQAGYKTKNIDQVFVDRDPRLEQTFMKPGFKPINVPTPHRLKPTLGGYNQIKFYPEITEMIAWESAYTDAFVFRYAEILLIFAEAKAELGILTSQADLDKSINLLRTRVGMPAMQLGEANANIDPILKAYYSNVKGGNVGLILEIRRERRVELACEGQRYRDVFRWEIGERLADQQQGMYVKALGPMDVTGDGKIDIAILESAKDTGPIKDLTEEEKKNISLYYLKDANGNNTSIYLENGNNGHIMFTVARDKKKTFEKPKYYYYPVANSQMVLDGSKLVQTNFW is encoded by the coding sequence ATGCAAAATATAAAAAGACAAATTATCAAGATTGGAGCGTTGCTGGGGGCCTTGTTCCTGATCATGAGCTGTAACGATGATTTCATGGATAGGTATCCCACCACATCGGTTACACCGGAAGTGTTTTTTAGCAATGTAAACGATCTTAAAACTTATACCGATGGTTTCTACGGTAGTTTGAGTGCGCCGATAGCGGATCTTGGGACAGATAATCTGGCACATTACAATTCTGGAAGTACGATTGATGAGATCATGCGTGGTGGCGTGAGCGCGCAGAATGCAGCAGTATGGAGTTGGTCCGCATTGAGAAATATTAATTTCTTTCTTGAAAATGCTGGGCGTGTGAAGGGGGCTAGTGCCGCCGATGTGAACCATTACATCGGTATTGCAAAGTTCTTTCGTGCACGGTTTTATATCGATAAGGTCAACCAGTACAGTGATGTTCCTTGGTATAGTCAGACAATGGGAACATCAGATATTGAACTATTGCACAAAAAACAAGACAGCCGGTCGCTTGTTGTGGATTCAATTATGGCTGATCTCGAATTTGCCGCTGCCAATATCAAACCCGATGGGCACAAGTCGACAGTTACGAAATGGGGAGCCTTGGCACAATTAGCGCAGTTCGCCTTGCAAGAAGGAACTTTCCGTAAATATCACTCTTATTTGAATCTGAGCGGATCGGCCAATACTTTTCTGCAAAGAGCGGTTTCTGCTACTGAGGATATTATGAAGTCAAATAAGTTTTCAATCAGTAATGCTGGTGGTGTTAACCGTGCTTATCGGGATCTATTTATAAGTCTTAACCTGCAGGCGAATCCTGAGACTATCCTATTTATTGATTACGATAAGGATTTAGGAAGAAGACGTAATGCACATACGGTATTGGACTATGAATGGGCACTGAGCCAAACGCTGATGGAAAGTTATCTGATGAAAGATGGAAAACGTTTTACAGAACAGGCAGGTTATAAAACAAAGAATATTGACCAAGTATTCGTTGACCGCGATCCGCGTCTTGAGCAGACCTTTATGAAACCCGGATTTAAGCCAATCAATGTTCCAACGCCACATCGCCTGAAACCGACATTAGGTGGCTACAATCAGATCAAGTTTTACCCCGAAATAACCGAAATGATCGCCTGGGAATCAGCCTATACTGATGCTTTTGTATTCCGGTACGCCGAAATCCTGTTAATCTTTGCGGAAGCCAAAGCCGAGCTGGGAATTTTAACGAGCCAGGCTGATCTCGACAAATCGATCAACCTCTTGCGAACACGTGTGGGTATGCCGGCCATGCAACTGGGGGAAGCTAATGCCAATATTGATCCCATATTGAAAGCTTACTACTCAAATGTGAAAGGTGGCAATGTTGGACTTATCCTCGAGATCCGCAGAGAAAGACGTGTCGAACTGGCTTGTGAAGGCCAACGTTACAGAGATGTCTTTCGGTGGGAAATTGGCGAGCGTCTGGCCGATCAACAACAAGGGATGTATGTAAAGGCATTAGGCCCGATGGATGTAACCGGAGATGGTAAAATTGATATTGCGATACTCGAATCTGCAAAGGATACCGGTCCGATTAAAGACTTGACAGAAGAGGAAAAGAAGAACATTTCCCTGTATTATTTAAAAGATGCCAATGGTAATAATACTTCAATTTATCTTGAAAATGGAAACAATGGACATATAATGTTCACTGTAGCCAGAGATAAGAAGAAGACATTTGAAAAACCGAAGTATTACTATTATCCGGTTGCTAATAGTCAGATGGTTCTGGATGGTAGTAAGTTGGTACAGACAAACTTTTGGTAA
- a CDS encoding cupin domain-containing protein: MSKLEASTEVKKSIHPEQKQFSSKDFHQTFARPTYVKPSHVIHKNVENAGVHNQFSAERKHPVFFVDLPSKNVSLTIGGLLPGQKTHLHRHTYETVLYVIEGKGWTKVEDEIVEWEAGDAVYIPSWAWHQHQNTSDTKSAKYIACENAPQLQNLGVALREEEGRDF, from the coding sequence ATGTCGAAATTAGAAGCATCAACAGAAGTGAAAAAATCAATTCACCCTGAACAAAAACAATTTAGTTCTAAAGATTTTCACCAAACCTTCGCAAGGCCTACCTATGTAAAACCTTCGCATGTTATTCATAAGAATGTTGAAAACGCTGGAGTACACAATCAGTTTTCAGCGGAAAGAAAGCATCCCGTTTTCTTCGTGGACTTACCGAGCAAAAATGTTAGTTTGACGATCGGAGGACTATTGCCCGGACAAAAAACACATTTACATCGTCATACCTATGAGACTGTCCTGTATGTGATCGAGGGCAAAGGTTGGACCAAAGTGGAGGACGAAATTGTAGAATGGGAAGCCGGCGATGCCGTTTATATTCCGTCCTGGGCTTGGCATCAACACCAAAATACCAGTGATACCAAAAGTGCAAAATACATCGCTTGTGAAAATGCACCACAACTGCAAAACCTAGGTGTTGCCTTGCGCGAAGAAGAAGGAAGAGATTTTTAG
- a CDS encoding PQQ-binding-like beta-propeller repeat protein yields the protein MKCSTHKFILSLLLLCSNAIYAQYKGHVFLDLDKNKKMESAEKGMKDIVLSDGYQVVKTAEDGSFNLKKNDKARFLFVRVPAGYKASGTHYIKIDPKLENYDFGLIQDEKQEADKLRFIQITDTETPLYGEWIDNIRKFSQQQNATLIMHTGDICYEPGMQFHARQVNTELMGVPTYYTVGNHDLVKGEYGEKLFEDLFGPVYYSFEAGPAHFVVTPMPGGDYAPSYSQDQVIAWLKKDLALKAKDKPLIFINHDLLVGKDFVMRGKADSIDLKQYNLKAYLYGHWHNNYSFGSRDGIAVISTNAPNKGGIDNSVAQFLVIDVDKSGVSKITPKYPYLSDHIALIYPQSKQMQISNRKEIEISASVYHTEKNVISVYATLLNKLGNAIKTAKLKPVSDWNWRGNFTVPRLTDQQHDIMLEVNYGDSTQVLKKFAWHNEPTSTAFLQLAWSKNIGANIWKSSPLVQGQRIYVASIDDAIGGKSKIQALTRQSGAILWSFETQNSVKQKLAYSNGLVLATDMGGTVYAIDEKDGKLIWKKDLSGGRLPGYVSAGVVRDGIYYTGAGNYLSAIKVEDGKTIWQNSDWNGGEGMPGELLITNGYLITGANWNALFVHDSKTGKLLWKKNEDGLRFRTGGVSADENSLYVAGLNNLFRLDQKKGTVLTKSQTDDDFKIMASPLLTQELVIMPTATNGIKAFDRNALTEKWSFQTEEALIYSSAYSSPDLHKKVATVESSVRYAAGKLFFGGSDGYLYVLNLDGTLVQKVNLGTPILAEVSIHENEVYVADFAGNVYCFNITTTKK from the coding sequence ATGAAATGTTCTACACATAAATTTATACTATCACTGCTACTACTATGTAGTAATGCAATTTACGCTCAATATAAGGGGCATGTCTTTTTGGATCTTGATAAGAACAAAAAGATGGAAAGCGCTGAAAAAGGAATGAAAGATATTGTATTATCCGATGGTTACCAGGTTGTAAAAACTGCTGAAGATGGAAGCTTTAACCTAAAAAAGAATGATAAAGCCAGATTTCTCTTTGTGCGTGTTCCAGCTGGTTATAAAGCAAGTGGAACTCATTATATTAAGATTGATCCAAAGCTAGAAAATTATGATTTCGGTTTAATCCAAGATGAAAAGCAAGAGGCGGATAAGCTTCGGTTTATTCAGATTACCGATACCGAAACCCCTCTATATGGGGAATGGATAGACAATATTCGTAAGTTTTCGCAGCAACAAAATGCTACACTGATTATGCATACGGGCGACATCTGCTACGAGCCAGGGATGCAGTTTCATGCCCGACAGGTAAATACGGAACTGATGGGTGTTCCGACCTATTATACAGTAGGCAATCATGACCTTGTCAAAGGTGAGTATGGTGAAAAACTATTTGAGGATTTATTTGGACCGGTCTACTATTCATTTGAGGCAGGACCAGCACACTTTGTGGTTACGCCCATGCCTGGCGGTGATTATGCGCCCAGTTATAGTCAGGATCAAGTAATCGCTTGGTTGAAAAAAGATCTCGCTCTAAAAGCAAAAGATAAACCGCTTATTTTTATTAATCACGACCTGCTTGTCGGAAAAGATTTCGTGATGAGAGGCAAAGCAGATTCTATCGATTTGAAGCAGTATAATCTAAAAGCATACCTGTATGGCCATTGGCACAATAATTATAGTTTCGGCAGCAGAGATGGAATTGCGGTTATATCCACAAATGCTCCTAATAAAGGCGGAATAGATAATTCTGTAGCTCAATTCCTGGTTATTGATGTGGATAAAAGTGGGGTCAGCAAAATAACACCAAAGTATCCTTATCTGTCGGACCACATAGCGTTAATTTACCCACAAAGCAAGCAAATGCAAATTTCAAACAGAAAAGAAATAGAAATTAGCGCAAGTGTGTATCATACGGAAAAGAATGTTATTTCGGTATATGCAACACTATTAAATAAATTGGGAAATGCAATAAAAACGGCTAAATTGAAACCCGTCAGCGACTGGAACTGGCGTGGAAATTTTACAGTTCCGCGCCTTACCGATCAGCAGCATGATATTATGCTGGAAGTAAATTATGGTGATAGCACACAGGTGTTGAAGAAATTTGCTTGGCATAATGAACCTACTTCTACAGCTTTTCTTCAATTGGCTTGGTCAAAAAATATTGGAGCGAATATTTGGAAGAGTTCACCACTGGTACAGGGACAACGGATCTATGTTGCCAGTATTGATGACGCTATTGGTGGTAAAAGCAAAATCCAGGCATTAACAAGGCAATCAGGAGCAATTCTTTGGAGCTTTGAAACGCAAAATTCTGTTAAACAGAAATTGGCCTATAGCAATGGCTTGGTATTGGCAACAGATATGGGTGGTACGGTGTATGCAATTGATGAAAAAGATGGTAAACTTATTTGGAAAAAGGATCTCAGTGGGGGGCGGCTTCCAGGATACGTAAGTGCTGGAGTTGTTCGCGATGGTATTTATTATACTGGCGCAGGTAATTATCTATCAGCAATAAAAGTCGAAGATGGGAAAACAATATGGCAGAATAGTGACTGGAATGGTGGTGAAGGTATGCCTGGAGAACTACTGATCACCAATGGCTATCTAATTACAGGTGCAAATTGGAATGCTTTATTTGTTCACGATAGCAAGACAGGAAAACTCCTATGGAAGAAAAATGAAGATGGTTTGCGATTTAGAACTGGAGGGGTCAGTGCAGATGAAAATTCGCTTTATGTAGCCGGACTGAACAATCTTTTTAGATTGGATCAAAAGAAAGGAACTGTGTTAACTAAAAGCCAAACTGATGATGATTTTAAGATTATGGCCTCACCCTTGTTAACACAGGAATTGGTGATTATGCCCACAGCGACTAATGGGATAAAAGCATTTGATCGTAATGCATTAACCGAAAAATGGAGTTTCCAGACTGAGGAGGCCCTTATATACAGCTCTGCTTACTCAAGTCCTGATCTTCATAAGAAAGTTGCAACTGTCGAATCCAGTGTCCGCTATGCGGCTGGAAAGTTGTTTTTTGGCGGATCAGATGGTTATCTATATGTGTTGAATTTAGATGGAACTTTGGTGCAAAAGGTTAATCTGGGCACACCGATATTAGCCGAAGTCTCCATTCATGAGAATGAAGTCTATGTTGCGGATTTTGCGGGTAATGTCTATTGTTTTAATATAACGACAACAAAAAAATAA
- a CDS encoding TonB-dependent receptor translates to MKLICVLLLAFTVGVRASGYAQQVNLSLKNAKIETVLKEISNQTKLRLFYDERLFENASRVDISVAGSDVRAALAKTLRGRNLIFDIMGSTIVIKEKKQTDREVSGAVKDASGPMAGVTVTVLGVAGISTKTDKDGRYSIRIPEKAILLFRFVGYKDVEINVSDKNRADVLMETAESHLDEVIVVGYGTQKKINLSGAVDQIGEKFLESRPITNVGTALQGAMANLNITPTSGRANSSPGINVRGYTSLSGGGPLIVIDGIPATNEELNRMNPMDIASVTVLKDAASAAIYGSRAAFGVVLVTTKSGTTKEIKVTANSIFAAKAITRTVEIEDDPYQVMKYRNIMSAPWYNLYDEKMLEYGKQLSENPSLPRVIVDPQNPNAYIYLGSTDWFKEVYKNIQPSYTNNISIAQKNERSSFYLSGEYYRQNGMLRISPDTYDRYNFRAKGDYKITDWFTLSNNTTFTNDKYDQPSAIDQGYLYWHNVNRQPSLNTVRNPDGSYTEAGVNMIGAVAEGGRSISRINDFQTSFGAKIDFIKNVWTLNGDATFRRVSGKSHFFQLPLAYSTGPNVMNRQNFNSYASNGSNETRYNVYNIYSQYQRTLNDHYFSVMLGFNQEERIYESFSASRDQLISNSLPTIGLATGQTPSVGAFDYAWSVRGAFARLNYTYKDRYILESNLRYDGSSRFPKKDRFAFNPSVSAAWVVSQENFFQPLKETVSNFKLRGSYGSLANQDLRDNYYPYIANMSKGSGAILDGKVVPIVGSPGLVSSTLTWETITQSNFGVDIGLFKNQFFGSFDIYRRDTKDMLTAGRTLPIVLGTGVPLENAANLKTNGWELTLGYNKEFMVASKPFSFSARVNLADSRAYITKYNNPKNNLSDYYVGQELGEMWGLTTLGFFQSQEEIKAHANQNDVTSYPGTRGLEPGDLKFADINGDGKINRGDWTLDNHGDYKIIANSRQRYSYGIDLNSSWNGIDLRVFLQGVGKRNYYPPGGDHYFWGIYAQPWASLTKFNLDHWTPENPNAYLPRPKSYVAEQSGIELAATQTKYLQNAGYLRVKNVTVGYTLPKLMTDRWGIDRLRLFISGENLFEFTKLMDYLDPEIVGDRTAYPFQRTYSFGLNFNF, encoded by the coding sequence ATGAAGTTGATTTGTGTACTGTTGCTGGCATTTACGGTAGGTGTTAGAGCATCTGGATATGCGCAACAAGTAAATCTGTCCTTGAAGAATGCCAAAATTGAAACTGTCCTTAAAGAGATTTCCAACCAGACCAAGTTGCGTCTGTTTTACGACGAAAGGCTATTTGAAAATGCCTCACGTGTAGATATTTCTGTGGCAGGATCTGATGTAAGGGCTGCATTGGCAAAGACATTGCGTGGTCGCAATTTGATCTTTGATATCATGGGAAGTACGATCGTCATTAAAGAAAAAAAACAGACTGATCGTGAAGTGTCAGGAGCTGTGAAAGATGCTTCCGGACCAATGGCAGGAGTGACGGTGACTGTACTGGGGGTAGCTGGAATATCAACAAAAACCGATAAGGATGGACGTTACAGCATACGGATTCCAGAGAAAGCAATCCTTTTGTTTCGCTTTGTGGGCTATAAAGATGTTGAAATCAATGTCTCAGACAAGAACAGAGCGGACGTATTAATGGAAACTGCAGAGTCTCATCTCGACGAGGTCATCGTTGTTGGCTATGGTACGCAGAAAAAGATCAATCTTTCGGGAGCTGTAGATCAGATCGGTGAAAAGTTTTTGGAAAGTAGACCGATTACAAATGTGGGGACGGCATTGCAGGGCGCTATGGCTAATCTTAATATTACACCGACCTCTGGAAGAGCCAATAGCTCGCCAGGGATCAATGTGCGAGGGTATACATCACTGTCAGGTGGTGGGCCACTTATTGTTATTGATGGGATTCCAGCAACTAACGAGGAGCTCAATCGTATGAATCCAATGGACATTGCTAGTGTTACTGTATTGAAAGATGCAGCCTCAGCAGCGATCTATGGTAGTCGCGCTGCTTTCGGGGTTGTACTGGTTACGACTAAATCGGGTACAACGAAGGAAATTAAGGTCACGGCCAACTCAATCTTTGCGGCAAAAGCAATAACACGTACAGTAGAGATAGAGGATGATCCGTATCAGGTAATGAAATACAGGAATATCATGTCAGCACCATGGTACAATCTTTACGATGAGAAAATGCTCGAATATGGTAAACAGCTGAGTGAAAATCCTTCATTGCCACGTGTGATCGTCGATCCACAAAATCCAAATGCTTATATCTATTTGGGATCTACGGATTGGTTTAAGGAAGTCTATAAAAATATACAACCCTCATATACCAACAATATCAGCATCGCGCAAAAGAATGAACGCTCTTCATTTTACCTTTCTGGTGAATACTACAGACAAAATGGTATGCTGCGGATCAGTCCCGATACCTATGACCGTTATAATTTCAGGGCAAAAGGTGATTACAAAATCACGGACTGGTTTACTTTATCAAATAATACAACCTTTACAAATGATAAGTATGATCAGCCCTCAGCAATTGATCAGGGTTACCTTTACTGGCATAATGTTAACCGCCAACCTTCGCTAAATACCGTCCGAAATCCGGATGGTTCCTATACCGAGGCTGGGGTAAATATGATCGGAGCTGTAGCCGAAGGGGGCCGCAGTATCAGTCGCATCAACGATTTTCAAACTAGTTTTGGTGCGAAAATCGACTTCATCAAAAATGTTTGGACCTTAAATGGGGACGCGACCTTTAGAAGGGTTTCAGGAAAATCACACTTCTTTCAGTTGCCGCTTGCCTACAGTACAGGGCCAAATGTGATGAACAGGCAAAATTTCAATAGCTATGCCTCCAATGGAAGTAATGAAACACGCTATAATGTGTACAATATTTATTCACAATATCAGCGGACACTCAATGATCACTATTTTTCGGTGATGCTGGGCTTCAATCAGGAAGAAAGGATATACGAGTCATTTTCGGCATCCCGGGATCAGTTGATTTCCAATTCGCTGCCGACAATAGGTCTTGCCACCGGCCAAACACCTTCTGTTGGTGCTTTTGATTATGCCTGGTCAGTAAGAGGGGCTTTTGCTAGATTAAACTATACGTATAAAGATCGATATATCCTGGAATCTAACCTCCGCTATGATGGCTCCTCAAGATTTCCTAAAAAAGATCGTTTTGCATTCAATCCTTCGGTATCAGCAGCCTGGGTAGTTTCGCAGGAAAACTTTTTTCAGCCGCTAAAGGAAACTGTATCTAATTTTAAACTGCGGGGATCGTACGGCTCATTGGCAAACCAGGATTTGAGGGACAACTATTATCCATACATTGCCAATATGTCTAAAGGCAGTGGTGCCATTTTGGACGGTAAGGTCGTGCCCATTGTGGGTAGTCCGGGCTTAGTGTCATCGACCCTGACCTGGGAAACCATTACCCAGTCCAATTTTGGGGTGGATATCGGCTTATTTAAAAATCAGTTTTTCGGTTCATTTGATATCTATCGTCGTGATACCAAAGATATGTTGACAGCAGGTAGGACGCTGCCAATCGTGCTTGGTACGGGGGTTCCTCTTGAAAATGCGGCGAACCTAAAAACCAACGGTTGGGAATTAACACTTGGATATAATAAAGAGTTTATGGTGGCCAGCAAACCGTTTTCATTCTCCGCAAGGGTTAATTTAGCAGACAGTAGAGCTTATATTACAAAATACAATAATCCTAAAAATAACTTAAGCGATTATTATGTCGGACAGGAATTGGGAGAGATGTGGGGGCTAACCACATTGGGTTTTTTCCAATCTCAGGAAGAGATCAAGGCGCACGCCAATCAAAATGATGTCACTTCTTATCCCGGTACAAGGGGATTGGAACCTGGCGACCTCAAGTTTGCTGATATCAACGGTGACGGCAAAATAAACCGGGGGGATTGGACCTTGGATAATCATGGGGATTACAAGATTATCGCTAATTCCAGACAGCGTTACAGTTACGGTATAGATCTGAATTCAAGCTGGAACGGAATTGATTTGCGTGTGTTCCTGCAAGGTGTCGGAAAAAGAAATTATTATCCCCCAGGTGGTGACCACTATTTTTGGGGTATATATGCGCAGCCCTGGGCGAGCCTAACTAAGTTTAACTTGGACCATTGGACGCCTGAAAATCCAAATGCGTATTTGCCAAGACCGAAATCCTATGTGGCCGAGCAGAGTGGTATTGAACTAGCCGCGACACAGACCAAATATCTGCAGAATGCAGGTTATTTAAGGGTAAAAAATGTGACCGTGGGTTACACGCTTCCTAAGTTGATGACAGATAGATGGGGGATAGACCGATTGCGTCTGTTCATCAGCGGTGAAAACCTCTTTGAGTTTACCAAACTCATGGATTATCTCGATCCTGAAATTGTTGGCGATCGGACGGCATATCCTTTCCAAAGGACCTACTCTTTTGGGTTAAACTTTAATTTCTAA
- a CDS encoding dihydrodipicolinate synthase family protein, whose product MNHVPFKGIIAYPVTPFDDNEVVDIPLFKKQVERLVAAGSHGIAPLGSTGVLPYLNDAEKEAIAEATMKQVSGRVPTLVGVSNLTTEKTIYHAQFAEKAGATAVMIIPMSYWKLTDDEIVKHYDAVASKISIPIMAYNNPATGGVDMSPTLLRRLLEIPNVTMIKESTGDIQRMHYLRKELGEEVAFFNGSNPLALAAFTAGATGWCTAAPNLIPELNIALYEAIQVNNLEKARRLFYQQVDLLKFIVAKGLPRSIKAGLDILGIGGGGFKSPLGPLSDHEIATLETILTALKSEEYHYQ is encoded by the coding sequence ATGAATCATGTACCATTTAAAGGGATAATCGCTTATCCTGTTACGCCATTCGACGACAATGAGGTCGTGGATATCCCTTTGTTTAAAAAGCAGGTTGAACGTTTAGTTGCTGCGGGTTCACATGGGATTGCGCCATTAGGGAGTACAGGTGTGCTACCATATTTGAATGACGCAGAGAAGGAAGCAATAGCTGAAGCCACCATGAAGCAGGTATCAGGGCGTGTCCCTACGTTAGTCGGTGTTTCCAATCTGACTACGGAAAAGACCATTTACCATGCACAGTTTGCGGAAAAAGCTGGCGCCACTGCCGTAATGATTATACCAATGAGTTATTGGAAATTGACTGATGATGAAATTGTAAAGCATTATGATGCCGTGGCATCCAAAATTTCTATTCCAATAATGGCATACAATAATCCTGCAACAGGTGGTGTGGATATGTCGCCAACATTGTTGAGACGCCTGCTCGAAATCCCCAATGTGACCATGATCAAGGAGAGTACAGGAGATATTCAGCGTATGCACTATTTAAGGAAAGAATTGGGTGAAGAAGTGGCCTTTTTCAATGGTTCCAATCCATTGGCGTTAGCAGCTTTTACGGCCGGAGCAACAGGTTGGTGTACTGCGGCTCCCAACCTCATTCCCGAACTGAATATAGCATTGTACGAAGCTATTCAAGTAAATAATCTAGAAAAGGCGAGAAGGCTCTTCTATCAGCAGGTTGATCTGCTCAAATTTATTGTAGCTAAAGGATTGCCACGCTCTATTAAGGCCGGATTAGATATTCTGGGTATAGGTGGGGGCGGTTTTAAGAGCCCTTTGGGACCGCTTAGTGATCATGAGATCGCAACATTAGAAACTATACTCACTGCGTTAAAAAGCGAAGAATACCACTATCAATAG
- a CDS encoding PLP-dependent aminotransferase family protein, which yields MLREWEFQIQLDEQSDKAIYLQIADAIINDIHSGRLKAGDALPGSRNLAQRLKVNRNTIVEALSVLLIEGWLVSRERQGTFVASTLPDFKEAQTATPIAASINDTSSGSTLLQIDDGYPDSKIAPVNELARAYRQIFNQKAKWQLMGYSSEFGNLEFRKAVVQMLNHQRGMRVNEQHICITRGSQMAMYLAAQCLLSKGDYVIIENPGYKPAWEAFDQSGAKLLPAKVDNEGLIIEDVMTYLKLHKNIKAIYVTPHRQYPTTVTLSLKRRLELIKLSNKYGITIIEDDYDNEFHFGYRPTLPLSSFMELKNYVYIGTMSKVVAPALRIGYIASNDYTLIKKVGRLRKIIDVQGDSIMEQAVLQLIKDGTIKRHIKKATNYYKTKRDITEALLKKHLGNKVSYSSPEGGLAYWIVPKKQVDWVLILEKLNMKGFSMISPESYSFDKIFNGMRLGYASLSDQELEDFISALADLF from the coding sequence ATGTTACGAGAGTGGGAATTTCAAATACAATTAGATGAACAATCAGATAAGGCCATTTATCTGCAGATCGCCGATGCAATCATAAACGACATACATTCCGGCCGATTAAAGGCGGGTGATGCTCTGCCGGGCAGCAGAAATCTGGCGCAGCGACTGAAAGTCAATAGAAATACCATAGTAGAAGCATTGAGTGTACTATTGATAGAAGGTTGGCTCGTTTCCAGAGAGCGGCAAGGCACTTTCGTTGCTTCGACCTTGCCCGATTTTAAGGAAGCTCAAACCGCAACACCGATTGCTGCATCAATAAATGATACCTCAAGCGGATCTACTCTACTACAAATTGATGACGGATACCCGGACAGTAAAATTGCACCTGTTAATGAATTAGCTCGGGCATACCGTCAAATTTTCAACCAAAAAGCGAAGTGGCAATTAATGGGGTACAGCAGCGAATTTGGGAATCTAGAATTTAGAAAAGCTGTGGTTCAGATGCTCAATCATCAACGGGGAATGCGGGTGAATGAACAGCATATTTGCATCACACGGGGGAGCCAAATGGCCATGTATCTCGCTGCTCAATGTCTGCTTTCGAAAGGAGATTACGTAATCATTGAAAATCCTGGATATAAACCAGCTTGGGAGGCTTTTGACCAAAGCGGAGCTAAGTTGCTACCAGCAAAGGTGGATAACGAAGGTCTAATAATTGAGGATGTAATGACGTATTTGAAATTGCACAAAAACATAAAAGCTATTTATGTGACTCCGCACCGTCAATACCCAACTACAGTCACATTGAGTCTAAAAAGAAGACTGGAACTTATCAAGCTTTCCAATAAATATGGAATTACCATCATTGAAGATGATTATGATAATGAATTTCATTTTGGTTATCGTCCTACTCTTCCACTGTCAAGTTTTATGGAGCTTAAAAACTACGTTTATATTGGCACCATGAGCAAGGTAGTTGCACCGGCATTGCGTATCGGTTATATAGCTAGTAATGACTATACTTTGATCAAGAAAGTGGGCCGCTTGCGCAAGATTATCGATGTGCAGGGAGACAGTATTATGGAACAGGCCGTTTTACAATTGATCAAGGATGGTACCATAAAACGTCATATAAAAAAAGCAACAAATTATTATAAGACAAAAAGAGATATTACTGAAGCATTACTAAAAAAACACCTTGGAAATAAAGTATCTTATAGCAGCCCAGAGGGTGGGCTAGCGTATTGGATTGTGCCTAAAAAGCAGGTCGACTGGGTGTTGATTTTGGAAAAACTCAACATGAAAGGTTTCAGCATGATCAGTCCGGAGAGTTACAGCTTTGACAAAATATTCAATGGTATGAGATTGGGGTACGCATCGCTGTCTGATCAGGAATTAGAGGATTTTATCAGTGCCTTGGCGGACCTGTTTTGA